Genomic DNA from Theobroma cacao cultivar B97-61/B2 chromosome 3, Criollo_cocoa_genome_V2, whole genome shotgun sequence:
CTAACCCTAACCCTTCTGATTCTCCAATCACCGAtgcttccaattctccaaattCCAACTCCGAGTCAACTCACTCTAACGATAAAGAACTCCAGAATAGGAAGGCACCACCCCCGGAGGTGGTCTCCAGCGAGCCCGCCGGGGACAAAGAATGGTTCGGTATAATGAGCAATGTCCTCTCGGAGCTCTTCAACATGGGCGACCAAGCCCAAACCTCCAGATTTTCCAGGAAAAAAACTTCCAGGAAACAAACAAACCCTAAGATTTGCATTATCAAGACGTCTAACGTTAATACCTCCGAGGAACAGAAAAGCAGTTCGGATAGCGTGAGAAAAGACGAAAATATCCCCGCTTCAACGACGTCGTTGAATTCAAAGGAAGAAGCGAAGAGAGAATGGAAAGAAGAGGGCGACGATTATAAcgtggaagaagaagaacaagaagaagagaaagggaaAGGAGAGAGGGAACTGTTAGGGTATTCGAGAAGTGAAGTGACGGTAATAGACACGAGCTGCGAGGTTTGGAAAGTCGACAAGCTTATATTTAGGAGGAAAAATATCTGGAAAGTGAAGGACAAGAAAGGAAAGTCACGCATCGTTGGTAGAAAGAAGAGGAAAGCACCTCcccctcctcctcctccttcaTATGATGACAACAATGGTGGTGTTTGGAATAAGAAACGAAAGATTTCGAGTTCGGAGCTTCGTTCATTGAAAGATACGAGTGGAAAGGAATCTGGGTCGCCTACAAATCATGTAAGATTTAAGATTACATGTCCGAAATGTTGcttataattctttttaaattaataactgTTATTTATGTCGCTATTGTCTTGGTTTTCAGATTTAAATAGTTGCCTTGGCATGTATACATTGGGCTTTTCAAGAGTTTAGTCCTTAATGGCGTACCATtctgttttaagtttttgattGAAGGTTTCAGTATTGCATGTATAAGAAgatgttctttctttcttttttcactttctGTTGGCTTTGGAAGTGTGGGGTCATATTGTTTATGTAAATTAATGACTGGCAAAGTCATTTATATATGTTGACTTAGGTTGGTAATGATAGTAAGATTGCACACCAGTGCATTCAGTTGTGGTATGCATTTCTGAGTTTGATTTCAATTATGACAGTGCAGATGTTGTTTTAAGCTGTTCAAGACATTGAATACCTTACTTTGAGCTTCTATTTGTGTTAACATGTTACctttttcaaatcaagaacTCGGGCTTTATATGATATACTCTTTCTTGAATTCTGTCTGGAGTGATTAGCTATACTTAATGGTGCTTATTTTTAGTGGTTCTTAAATGCTATTTTTTCTGCTTAAGGAAATCGAATTTGGTTTTTATGCTTCAGCAGCTGACCTTGAATCTgatcattttatttgtttaatgctcttcattcattattttgttaGAATTTATGGGGATAATCTATAGTTCGATGTTTGGTGATTATAATCAAAACGCAGCTCCCTATATAGAGTACTAGGAAAACTTATGGTGCTCAAAGTGACTGAAAGATTTAGATTTTCTAAGGGTGTAAATGATATAATTTTGGTTTTGTGAGTGACAACAGAGATGATAGCTGCAATTACTGTTTGCTGCACTCTGAAAGCCACTGATAGCAGTTTGGTTATTAAGCTACTTCTGATAGAGCTTCTGTTACATGGAGATGCTTGCTTTAAATTTCTCCAtgtatttgaataaaatatgaGCTATTTATGCCTGTTGCCATAAATGTGCTGTTTTGATGTGCAAATCTacttagaaatttttttccaGAGATCTCGAGGTTAGAAATAATCAGTTTTTTTCACTCAGCATTGAAAATCGTATTTTTGTAGTGCTTGGATGGTATATTATTATGAATTCGACTTTCCAGAATTTCAGTTACTCTTTATTGAATTATATTTTGAGTTCCTTTGCCTGTTCTCTTGAAGCATTGTGTTTGATCTTCAGTTTTTCCTTTGGTGgaagtaacttttttttttttttcaaatcctTCTCTTAAATGACTTTTGACTAGAactctttgtttttctcttttttttttcttttttaaaaaattttggcaAGAGActgtttatttttcttcagtTGAATCATCAATGGAATAAGGTTGTTGTCTTTATGTGCTTTTCCTGTCTTATAAGCatttttttgctttcaaatgTGGGCTTATTTTGACAATATTTCTGCAGTCTTTATGTGTCAGTGAGATTGCAATTCCTCCTTGCATGTTAACATTATATGTGATCATTCAGAGCGGGGAGAGAATGCCTCCATTTTCAGCAGTGTTACCATAAACAGGTTATTGACAGAAGTGATTCTTACttgtttatattttcatcTGTTTATGCAAGGGGCAGAATGCTCCAGGTGAAAAAGGGGAACTAGTTTGCAACGAGACACCTGATGATCTTACCCAAGTTCTTAGAAAGAGGCAAGCAGACTATTgcagtttcttttttattttaatatatttgatatattttgtGCTTAAATTTAATATCATCCAGGTTTCCTTTCTCCAGATTACCTCGTAAATCAGGAAAGGGAAGCACGTCTGTTATCCTTATAAAATCCATTCCAACAGGCAAGAAAAATGGAGCAAAGCTTGCAAAGAATCGCCTGAAGGACACCCAGAGGCTATAGAGGGCTCGACAAACCCATCAACCAAACTGTCAAGTTGTTTGGCAATATACCCAATGTGCGTGCCACTTCTTGATTTTGAGCCAGCAATTGGTTCTATTTTGACTTAACCTTCCCCTAAAGATTGGCGGAAGGGTTTGTTGCTCCGAACTTCAAGCCTGTGGGTATGGCTCTGATTTCTTGTTACCAACAAAAGGTGTGAATattgtttattaattttgtaccATTTCATCAACCTATTTgtaacatttattttttatttagaagaaatatgaaaatttaatttcaaatttcatgagATTGTCACTTTGGATTTGTCAATcaaaagttaaattttaaatttatgttcttttgtttaaaaaaaaaaatcaagtatgTGAATTGCTTGATGCATATGACGAGAGAGCGGAACGATCATGCAGAGTCCTGGTTATCGGGAAGTGAGCTAGTGCCTAATGCTTAGAACAGGGAGCTCCTTAGACTCTGCCGTAAGCCTATTTTCAGAACAATATTTCGGCCCCCCGGGGCCACGCCCAGAAGCTTGTCACTCTCAGATCGTGGGTATTTAGAGGAGGTTAATGCTATGCACGTTAGCCAGACTCATtcttagttttaattttaaaatcatgctTAGTAATTTTCAAGCAACCTAATTGGTATCatgggagaagaaaaaaattcagcTGTTTTATTGATGTCACCTTCAGGAATCAGGACCATCGTCTCTTCCTTCTAGGGACAAAGGGCCGCCATCTATTTCAAGCCTTCGCAAAGCTGACAAGAATCGAAGCGCCAACGATCTGTGAGAGTGAGCTCATCCAATTATGGTTGCCGCAATCACCGTGTTAACAGATTCCTTTTGTCTTCCCTCCTCTGTTTTCTTAAACTCACATGCCTTAACATATAGTCCTCCAAAACTACAATCCCCACATCCTTTGTACGCAAGTCCAACTGCCCGTCCACGCGAATGCTTCTCTCTAATAAACGTCAATACGACATATAGGACTGAACTCAGGCCGCTAACGTGTCCCCAGCCGGCTAAGCGTTTTCTCCTCCAATGTAGCTACCTCGACCCGCCTACCGCCTTTCAAAATGAAACAGGTATGTAGCTATCGCTCTTTGAGGCAATTTCTCAAACATTTCTCATATTTGCAACTCTTCGAAGCATTTTTAACAAATTCGAaccttttgtttctctttttgtttcaGGTATGCTCTTTTCGCTTTTTAGAGAAATTGGGCTGAATGAAAAGGAAACCGATTTACTTTTGGACAAGAACCCAACTTTAAGATCAACGTCTTTGGACAAAATTCGTGCCCGGCTTCTTGCTTTACAGTCCGTTGGAATCAATGGCTTTGCTCTTTACTGGTTGGTTACTAAATGTCCAAGTGTACTAATAGCTGAGGAAATTGATTCAGTGATTGGttttgtgcatgatgatttaGAAGGAAAGGTTGAGCCAGCACAACTGGAACGCCTTTTTAGTACCACAGGAGCCGGATTCGTACTAGGTTTTGATCAAAAGGTTAATCTGCTTCTTCATCATGGAGTTCCCCAAGAGAAGATTGCTCATGTTCTCAACAATGTCAACTTGATCAAAGCCATTTGTAGCAAGTCGGTTGAAGAACTTGAAAGAACCATAACTTTCTTGAAACCTTATCATGGCATTGAAATAATAGTTAGGCGTCCAGCGATTCTCAACTATGATTTGGATTCTCAGTTGATTCCAAAAATTCAGTTTCTTGAAGAACTTAGTGGAGGTGATGAAGATGCCACAGGGACTGTGTTGCGGAAACTGCCTGCCATTTTGAGTTATAGTTTGGAGCATATGGAGGGTCATGTAGAGTTCTTGAGATCATATGTTGGTCTTAGTGACCCAGAAATATTCAAGATTATCCTTGTGTTTCCAAATATGGTTAGTGCCAGCAAAGAGAGGAAGCTGCGTCCCAGAATAGAGTTTCTCAAGCAATGTGGGCTTAATTCTAATGACATTTTCAAGTTCTTGACAAGAGCCCCCTTGTTTCTGGCACTTTCCTTTGAAGACAACCTTGCGCATAAACTTGGGTTTTTAGTGAAGATTGGGTATGAGTATAGAACAAAAGAGTTGGCTGTGGCATTGGGAGCTGTCACCAGAACAAGCTGCGAAAATATGCAGAAGGTGATTGGGCTCTTCTTGAGTTACGGACTCTCATGTGAAGATATCTATGCCATGAGCAAGAAGCACCCTCAAATACTGCAGTACAATCCTAGTTCTTTGGAGGAGAAGATGGTGTACTTGGTAGAGGAAATGGGTCGAGAAGTTAGGGAGCTATTGACGTTTCCTGCATTTCTTGGTTACAAGCTTGATGACAGGATTAAGCACCGGTatgaagtaaagaagaaaacagtAGGGAAAAGAATGTCCCTCAACAAGCTCTTATCAGTGTCAGCCAACAGGTTCTCaaccaaaaagaaagcaaaaagtCTTGTTAATGATTGACAACCGGAGCAAAGACTGAAGCTTAATAATATTTACTGTGATTGTTCACCGTACTTCTATCAGAAACTAGCTCCAACCCTTCTTTATTCActggaaaattaatttttatttatctgaACAAGCCGGTTCATTGCAACTTGATCATGAGAATAGCAACGGCAACTAAAGGAAACTAGGTATATCACCAACCAGGTCTATAGCACAACTCATCGCAGGATGAACCTAATGAACTGATTTAATTCGTCCATGTACGATCATATGATAGTGGCAAATAACAtcctatttcttttcttttaagtgCTTTTATTCTACGAAGCATTATAGGGTCGCCTATTATGATTCCTGGTAAATTTTTAACACATTGACAGATGTCTTGTTCTTGTTCTCTGCATCTTCGCCTAACAAAGAATAGTTATGTTGGTGGGAACCATGTgttttttaatctttctagGCATGTGCTTTTCGCCCGTTTCTTGCGGTTGAGAGTGGAGATAGGACTTTCTTGTCTGGGTGTGTGACAAAGGGCAGCAGGTTTCCGACCACCAAACCCTACAGAAACTCAACCATCTGATTATCCCCTTCCTTGGTCCTTACACATCCGAATCGAGAAAGAGTAATAGGGAATAGAATTCGAAGTATAATTGTTCTACTCATTTTATTTACTGTAAAATAgtatttaaaaaacaatatctAACAGCTATTTTGAGTAACCAATTCTCCATAAGCGGCTCAGAGTTTTGCTCCAAAAATAACTAAGATAGAAGGGAAACTAAAGTTTTGTGTAGGCTCCCTCCAATTTCTATCCTATCTATCACCCGGAGGAAGAAAATACAGTGCTTATTGACAAATAAAAACCTATTTTTATGAATTCTAACAGGAGTACATGTTTAGTTCTGTCAAGTTATATTGGCACCACTGAATGAGCTTAATTATACGGAAAATGATGGAAGTGGCATCGACCTGAATAATGGAAAAGACCATGTTGCTGGTTCTGTCCAAATGATCACTAGAAACAAAATATACGACACTCGTGTCTTTGGAGGCCTGATGGAAGGTTCTTTTTGCTGGGGGCTGCTTCCAATGGTGCCTGcactaaaattaattttccattTGACTGGTTCATGCAATAGATCACAGCCGCTCAATTTGGAATAATAATTGATTCAGGTTTGAAATTAGGAGAGGGGGTGGGCGATCAAACACTCTGAGTAAATGACAATATGGGCATCAATAATTGCAGCAGCCAATGATAGCAGCAAAGACAAATTCAAGACGACCAACTTATTTACTTCTTATATAATATATGGAATGAGTAATGACTAGGGCCAGGAATGGGAGAGAAAGTGGATACTTTTATCCTCAATATAGGGACTTGTTCCTAGCTGAAAACAACAGAATGTATGGTGCACTGAGCACACGCCACACGCTGCTAATAGAAAACGGGACAGTAATTTGTTGCCAGTAGTGGTAGCATTTACTTATACAGTCATGCCTGAATCCGTCCATTTTTGTCCTAATCTGGTACcaaggaatattttgtttaatatagATAATCCTCCATTACTTTGGGGTAATGTAATTATTTCCCTACCACTACACTACTGATCAACCATACATAGTAAATCAACACTTTGTGGAACTAAGTGTCGCCTATGGAATAAGCGCAActgtttatttgtttttatcatTGAAGTGAGGAGGGgtattaaaataatgatatatagttcgatatttattaaattagaGGTATCTtgacatataaatataatataagagtctttttatttatagttAATTGGTTTTAAATTAGATATTCGTTTAAAATTCAATATGATATTATCGTAAACACTGctctcattcatttatttttttctttgaacaTCTATGATCCTTATATTAATAGTTTCAGTCTgttaaattatgaatttattaatcaattaattttaagttgaatgtcATAATTCTGTAATGtccttttaatctttttaaaaaatagaaagtagCTTTTGTTAAAGCAATGTCTGTCGAGGAATAGTCGGCCATTGTTCTCCATTTAAGGAGGGCTGGTTCCGAGGACGAGAACCCATCTCTCTCCCCCTCTTCTTCTTATTAATTACTCTCTCATTGTTTAAATCACCAAACAATGAGCTTGCTTTTGCATGTAAAGAACACCATAATTATGTCGTTTGTTTTAGTTCCCCTACTGCTGATTCTGAACGTGCATTATATGTTGCCAGCTCTTGCAGATTCCAACAGTAATGTTAGTAAATCCCAGCGCCCCTGGCATGACAAATTGACAAATACCATCTCTGTCATCCCTTTCCTTGTTTCTTTctgtctttgtttttttcgtttttcatttctctatATGCTTATCCAAGAAAGTAAAATTTAGATAAAACTGGACAGGTTTACATCGTTTACATGGGGAAAAGGCAGCGTCCTGATGTAGAGCGTCTTACAAGAACCCATCACGAAATGCTTTCAACAGTTCTTGGGAGGTGCGTGCGCCgacatgagaaaaaaaaaataacatatcaACTTTTTGTGTTTCTCTAAACGTTTCTCTTTTTGAATATACAATCAaagattttctcattattgcAGCGAAGAAACATCCAAAGAGTCCATGGTATATAGTTACAAACATGGCTTCTCTGGCTTTGCGGCCAAGATGACAGAGGCTCAAGCACAAAAGCTCTCAAGTATGTCTACtgcaacttttatttttttttctacatgtatatgtatatcaaaAGAAGCTCTATGTATCTGAGATGCCATCCTATTATTTATCTGATAGACTGtttcattatttataaatgtcatatatatttattactGTGTTTGGTAAAAAATGTCCTATGCCTATGAGATTGTTCAAACATGAATTATTCTGAAAGCTTGCAATAGAGGCGGTGCATGCATGCAACATCCTAACTATTTGGCGTGGGTTTTTGTATTTGCCTATTTGGGCCTCTGCATAATTTTTATCCTAATTTCGACTTCAACGGATTAACTTGGTCCAAACATACCTATGTCACTTTGTGAACAAAAAGATTTTCACGAAGAACATCTTTTCTACTTTTACATGGACTTCTGATTTCACTATGCAAGACAGTGGATTTGTAGAGAAGACTTGAAAGGCAGATCACATCAACAAAATTCCCGTATATATGAATTAGAAAGCTTATGTTCCTAGATCTGTCTTTTGGCTGTAGAACTACCTGGCGTGGTTCATGTCACACGCAATGGATTTTATAAGCTGCAAACAACCAGAAGCTGGGATTACCTTGGACTCTCTACGAATTCTCCATCAAACCTTCTGAATAAAAGCAAAATGGGGAATGGTGTTATAATCGGTCTCCTTGATACAGGTCTGGTTCTTATCTCTACCAATCTGTGTTTGCGTCTGACAGTGTTACTAATTAACCTCCATGTAAGTAATGAGCAGGGATATGGCCAGAATCAGAAGTTTTCAGTGATGAAGGTCTGGGGCCAATCCCCTCTCGCTGGAAGGGAGTTTGTGAATCAGGAGAGCTCTTCGATGGTGCAAAAGCCTGCAACAGAAAATTGATAGGGGCTCGTTATTTCATCCGTGGACTCCAAGCCGAATATGGACAGCCATACAACACTAGTGCAAACAACGATTACCTGTCCCCAAGAGATCCAAGCGGACATGGAACACACACATCTTCAATTGCAGGTGGCTCCTTTGTGGCCAATGTTAGCTATTATGGGCTAGGTTTTGGGACAGTTAGAGGTGGTGCACCGGGGGCTCGTCTAGCTATGTACAAAGTGTGTTGGCAATTGTATGGAGGAGTATGTTCCGACGCGGATGTTCTGAAAGGCTTTGATGAAGCAATACATGATGGTGTGGATGTGCTATCAGTGTCTCTTGTCGCTGACATTCCCTTGTATTCTGATGTCGACCAGCGTGGCTCGATTCCAATTGGTTCATTTCACGCTGTGGCCAAAGGGATTACTGTTGTTTGTGCAGCAGGGAATGCAGGCCCAAGAGCGGAAACCGTACAGAACACAGCGCCCTGGATTTTGACAGTTGCAGCAAGCACTGTAGACCGGTCCTTCCCCACACCGATTATGCTTGGGAACAACCAAACCATAATGGTAATTTTATTCCAAAGTTGGTCATAAGCAATAAAACAGATGAGGAAAATAGGACACAGGGTGTGAGCGCATCACTAATTGATTGGATTTCAACTGACAGCTACGTATTGATTGCAGGGTCAAGCCATGTTCACAGGAGAGGATACAGTGTTTGCTACACTGGTGTAC
This window encodes:
- the LOC18605859 gene encoding transcription termination factor MTERF8, chloroplastic, which codes for MVAAITVLTDSFCLPSSVFLNSHALTYSPPKLQSPHPLYASPTARPRECFSLINVNTTYRTELRPLTCPQPAKRFLLQCSYLDPPTAFQNETGMLFSLFREIGLNEKETDLLLDKNPTLRSTSLDKIRARLLALQSVGINGFALYWLVTKCPSVLIAEEIDSVIGFVHDDLEGKVEPAQLERLFSTTGAGFVLGFDQKVNLLLHHGVPQEKIAHVLNNVNLIKAICSKSVEELERTITFLKPYHGIEIIVRRPAILNYDLDSQLIPKIQFLEELSGGDEDATGTVLRKLPAILSYSLEHMEGHVEFLRSYVGLSDPEIFKIILVFPNMVSASKERKLRPRIEFLKQCGLNSNDIFKFLTRAPLFLALSFEDNLAHKLGFLVKIGYEYRTKELAVALGAVTRTSCENMQKVIGLFLSYGLSCEDIYAMSKKHPQILQYNPSSLEEKMVYLVEEMGREVRELLTFPAFLGYKLDDRIKHRYEVKKKTVGKRMSLNKLLSVSANRFSTKKKAKSLVND
- the LOC18605858 gene encoding uncharacterized protein LOC18605858 isoform X1; protein product: MLCSISTGKSGSNWLDRLRSSKGFPTGDNLDLDHFLTNPNPSDSPITDASNSPNSNSESTHSNDKELQNRKAPPPEVVSSEPAGDKEWFGIMSNVLSELFNMGDQAQTSRFSRKKTSRKQTNPKICIIKTSNVNTSEEQKSSSDSVRKDENIPASTTSLNSKEEAKREWKEEGDDYNVEEEEQEEEKGKGERELLGYSRSEVTVIDTSCEVWKVDKLIFRRKNIWKVKDKKGKSRIVGRKKRKAPPPPPPPSYDDNNGGVWNKKRKISSSELRSLKDTSGKESGSPTNHGQNAPGEKGELVCNETPDDLTQVLRKRLPRKSGKGSTSVILIKSIPTGKKNGAKLAKNRLKDTQRL
- the LOC18605858 gene encoding uncharacterized protein LOC18605858 isoform X2 encodes the protein MLCSISTGKSGSNWLDRLRSSKGFPTGDNLDLDHFLTNPNPSDSPITDASNSPNSNSESTHSNDKELQNRKAPPPEVVSSEPAGDKEWFGIMSNVLSELFNMGDQAQTSRFSRKKTSRKQTNPKICIIKTSNVNTSEEQKSSSDSVRKDENIPASTTSLNSKEEAKREWKEEGDDYNVEEEEQEEEKGKGERELLGYSRSEVTVIDTSCEVWKVDKLIFRRKNIWKVKDKKGKSRIVGRKKRKAPPPPPPPSYDDNNGGVWNKKRKISSSELRSLKDTSGKESGSPTNHNAPGEKGELVCNETPDDLTQVLRKRLPRKSGKGSTSVILIKSIPTGKKNGAKLAKNRLKDTQRL
- the LOC18605860 gene encoding subtilisin-like protease SBT3.5, which codes for MSLLLHVKNTIIMSFVLVPLLLILNVHYMLPALADSNSNVYIVYMGKRQRPDVERLTRTHHEMLSTVLGSEETSKESMVYSYKHGFSGFAAKMTEAQAQKLSKLPGVVHVTRNGFYKLQTTRSWDYLGLSTNSPSNLLNKSKMGNGVIIGLLDTGIWPESEVFSDEGLGPIPSRWKGVCESGELFDGAKACNRKLIGARYFIRGLQAEYGQPYNTSANNDYLSPRDPSGHGTHTSSIAGGSFVANVSYYGLGFGTVRGGAPGARLAMYKVCWQLYGGVCSDADVLKGFDEAIHDGVDVLSVSLVADIPLYSDVDQRGSIPIGSFHAVAKGITVVCAAGNAGPRAETVQNTAPWILTVAASTVDRSFPTPIMLGNNQTIMGQAMFTGEDTVFATLVYPEVSDLMVPRNCESLSSNDDWMAGKVVLCFVSEYNMSLLDDGIWSVKEAGGLGVIVARTPSDYLYSYATRFPCVQVTYETGTQILYYIRSTSNPQVRLSPSRTHVGKPLSTSVAYFSSRGPSSNAPAILKPDIAAPGVKILAASPPDRPTNGAFAFRSGTSMATPHVSGIVALLKSLYPDWSPAAIKSAIVTTALSADQSGGPIFAEGEPSKLADPFDFGGGIVNPSGAADPGLVYDMNTEDYGQYLCAMGYNDSAIFQLTQHPIVCPSKQPSVLDVNLPSITIPSLRKPTILTRTVTNVGPVNSKYKANVEFASGINIAVRPEILIFSSKTKTITFTVMISSAHNVNAGYYFGSLTWTDGGHVVRSPISVRTEVGESFF